One genomic segment of Synchiropus splendidus isolate RoL2022-P1 chromosome 16, RoL_Sspl_1.0, whole genome shotgun sequence includes these proteins:
- the LOC128747261 gene encoding proline-rich protein 5-like isoform X2 — protein MPVLGVWQRFHGERELAEKVTHTHTHTHEHARHVTRPVASRSLQSRLRLGGASGSSSLTDLSQAEEPGRASQQRRAGANATWNSIHNAVIAVFQRKPLPDHELFALNEGVRQLLKTELGSFFTEYLQNQLLTKGMVILRDKIRLYEGQKLLDSCAETWTFFFGEVLSTLQAIFYPVQGKEPSVRQLALLHFRNIITLNLKLDEALSRPRARVPPSIVQMLLVLQGVHESAGVTDDYLRLERLIQSVVSPYLSSQGLCSADGAWPPGRRPETHFRSGPSGGRAPPAVKNLVVRSKSYNVPLLTPVVESDPDSSSGGGVRRHSVSEMTSCAEEAGPGPTVTEPSGPDQPAAATFSGCTSAVAPEPRPGHAPSSCTLPDPWSSEPEARFHSSVRLHDSGPEVLRVHAQESPDSEPDGIFLDFGSVTQSEEPL, from the exons ATGCCTGTTCTTGGTGTTTGGCAGCGGTTTcatggagagagagagctcgCTGAGAaggtgacgcacacacacacacacacacacgagcacgcgcgtcacgtgacccggCCTGTCGCCTCCAGGAGCCTCCAGAGCAGGCTGCGGCTGGGAGGAGCCTCCGGCAGCTCCAGTCTCACCGACCTGTCCCAGGCCGAGGAGCCGGGCCGCGCCAGCCAGCAGAGGAGGGCGGGCGCCAACGCCACCTGGAACAG CATCCACAACGCCGTCATCGCCGTCTTCCAGAGGAAGCCGCTGCCGGACCACGAACTCTTTGCTCTGAACGAAGGCGTGcg gcagCTGTTGAAGACTGAGTTGGGCTCTTTCTTCACGGAGTATCTTCAGAATCAGCTGCTCACGAAAGGAATGGTGATCCTGAGAGACAAGATCCGTCTGTACGAAG GTCAGAAGCTGTTGGATTCCTGCGCTGAAACCTGGACCTTCTTCTTCGGTGAGGTTCTGTCCACGCTGCAGGCCATTTTCTACCCCGTGCAG gggaaGGAGCCGTCGGTGCGCCAGCTCGCCCTCCTCCACTTCAGGAACATCATCACCCTCAACCTGAAGCTGGATGAAGCTCTGAGTCGCCCACGAGCTCGAGTTCCTCCGTCCATCGTCCagatgctgctggtgctgcag gGTGTGCACGAGTCCGCAGGCGTGACAGACGACTACCTGCGCCTGGAGCGTCTGATCCAGAGCGTGGTGTCTCCGTACCTCTCCAGCCAGGGGCTGTGCTCCGCCGACGGGGCCTGGCCGCCCGGCCGCCGGCCTG agacacacttcAGGTCGGGACCCTCTGGGGGCAGAGCCCCGCCGGCGGTGAAGAACCTGGTGGTCCGGTCCAAGAGCTACAACGTTCCCTTGCTGACCCCTGTTGTGGAGTCGGACCCAGACTCGTCCTCAGGAGGCGGAGTCAGGCGCCACTCCGTCAGCGAGATGACTTCCTGTGCCGAGGAGGCCGGCCCTGGTCCCACCGTGACGGAACCCTCCGGTCCGGACCAGCCCGCCGCCGCCACCTTCTCTG GCTGCACCTCAGCTGTGGCGCCAGAACCAAGACCGGGCCACGCGCCCTCCTCGTGCACTCTTCCCGACCCCTGGTCTTCTGAGCCAGAGGCCCGGTTCCACTCCAGCGTCCGGCTGCACGACTCTGGCCCAGAGGTTCTGAGAGTCCACGCGCAGGAGAGTCCGGACTCGGAACCCGACGGCATCTTTCTGGACTTTGGCAGCGTGACTCAGAGCGAGGAGCCGCTCTGA
- the LOC128747261 gene encoding proline-rich protein 5-like isoform X1, which translates to MPVLGVWQRFHGERELAEKVTHTHTHTHEHARHVTRPVASRSLQSRLRLGGASGSSSLTDLSQAEEPGRASQQRRAGANATWNSIHNAVIAVFQRKPLPDHELFALNEGVRQLLKTELGSFFTEYLQNQLLTKGMVILRDKIRLYEGQKLLDSCAETWTFFFGEVLSTLQAIFYPVQGKEPSVRQLALLHFRNIITLNLKLDEALSRPRARVPPSIVQMLLVLQGVHESAGVTDDYLRLERLIQSVVSPYLSSQGLCSADGAWPPGRRPETHFRSGPSGGRAPPAVKNLVVRSKSYNVPLLTPVVESDPDSSSGGGVRRHSVSEMTSCAEEAGPGPTVTEPSGPDQPAAATFSGVFCCSAAVPRPLKLTRPRLCSAGCTSAVAPEPRPGHAPSSCTLPDPWSSEPEARFHSSVRLHDSGPEVLRVHAQESPDSEPDGIFLDFGSVTQSEEPL; encoded by the exons ATGCCTGTTCTTGGTGTTTGGCAGCGGTTTcatggagagagagagctcgCTGAGAaggtgacgcacacacacacacacacacacgagcacgcgcgtcacgtgacccggCCTGTCGCCTCCAGGAGCCTCCAGAGCAGGCTGCGGCTGGGAGGAGCCTCCGGCAGCTCCAGTCTCACCGACCTGTCCCAGGCCGAGGAGCCGGGCCGCGCCAGCCAGCAGAGGAGGGCGGGCGCCAACGCCACCTGGAACAG CATCCACAACGCCGTCATCGCCGTCTTCCAGAGGAAGCCGCTGCCGGACCACGAACTCTTTGCTCTGAACGAAGGCGTGcg gcagCTGTTGAAGACTGAGTTGGGCTCTTTCTTCACGGAGTATCTTCAGAATCAGCTGCTCACGAAAGGAATGGTGATCCTGAGAGACAAGATCCGTCTGTACGAAG GTCAGAAGCTGTTGGATTCCTGCGCTGAAACCTGGACCTTCTTCTTCGGTGAGGTTCTGTCCACGCTGCAGGCCATTTTCTACCCCGTGCAG gggaaGGAGCCGTCGGTGCGCCAGCTCGCCCTCCTCCACTTCAGGAACATCATCACCCTCAACCTGAAGCTGGATGAAGCTCTGAGTCGCCCACGAGCTCGAGTTCCTCCGTCCATCGTCCagatgctgctggtgctgcag gGTGTGCACGAGTCCGCAGGCGTGACAGACGACTACCTGCGCCTGGAGCGTCTGATCCAGAGCGTGGTGTCTCCGTACCTCTCCAGCCAGGGGCTGTGCTCCGCCGACGGGGCCTGGCCGCCCGGCCGCCGGCCTG agacacacttcAGGTCGGGACCCTCTGGGGGCAGAGCCCCGCCGGCGGTGAAGAACCTGGTGGTCCGGTCCAAGAGCTACAACGTTCCCTTGCTGACCCCTGTTGTGGAGTCGGACCCAGACTCGTCCTCAGGAGGCGGAGTCAGGCGCCACTCCGTCAGCGAGATGACTTCCTGTGCCGAGGAGGCCGGCCCTGGTCCCACCGTGACGGAACCCTCCGGTCCGGACCAGCCCGCCGCCGCCACCTTCTCTGGTGTGTTCTGCTGCTCCGCTGCGGTTCCTCGCCCCCTGAAACTGACTCGCCCTCGGCTCTGTTCGGCAGGCTGCACCTCAGCTGTGGCGCCAGAACCAAGACCGGGCCACGCGCCCTCCTCGTGCACTCTTCCCGACCCCTGGTCTTCTGAGCCAGAGGCCCGGTTCCACTCCAGCGTCCGGCTGCACGACTCTGGCCCAGAGGTTCTGAGAGTCCACGCGCAGGAGAGTCCGGACTCGGAACCCGACGGCATCTTTCTGGACTTTGGCAGCGTGACTCAGAGCGAGGAGCCGCTCTGA
- the LOC128747261 gene encoding proline-rich protein 5-like isoform X3 encodes MERESSLRRSLQSRLRLGGASGSSSLTDLSQAEEPGRASQQRRAGANATWNSIHNAVIAVFQRKPLPDHELFALNEGVRQLLKTELGSFFTEYLQNQLLTKGMVILRDKIRLYEGQKLLDSCAETWTFFFGEVLSTLQAIFYPVQGKEPSVRQLALLHFRNIITLNLKLDEALSRPRARVPPSIVQMLLVLQGVHESAGVTDDYLRLERLIQSVVSPYLSSQGLCSADGAWPPGRRPETHFRSGPSGGRAPPAVKNLVVRSKSYNVPLLTPVVESDPDSSSGGGVRRHSVSEMTSCAEEAGPGPTVTEPSGPDQPAAATFSGVFCCSAAVPRPLKLTRPRLCSAGCTSAVAPEPRPGHAPSSCTLPDPWSSEPEARFHSSVRLHDSGPEVLRVHAQESPDSEPDGIFLDFGSVTQSEEPL; translated from the exons atggagagagagagctcgCTGAGAag GAGCCTCCAGAGCAGGCTGCGGCTGGGAGGAGCCTCCGGCAGCTCCAGTCTCACCGACCTGTCCCAGGCCGAGGAGCCGGGCCGCGCCAGCCAGCAGAGGAGGGCGGGCGCCAACGCCACCTGGAACAG CATCCACAACGCCGTCATCGCCGTCTTCCAGAGGAAGCCGCTGCCGGACCACGAACTCTTTGCTCTGAACGAAGGCGTGcg gcagCTGTTGAAGACTGAGTTGGGCTCTTTCTTCACGGAGTATCTTCAGAATCAGCTGCTCACGAAAGGAATGGTGATCCTGAGAGACAAGATCCGTCTGTACGAAG GTCAGAAGCTGTTGGATTCCTGCGCTGAAACCTGGACCTTCTTCTTCGGTGAGGTTCTGTCCACGCTGCAGGCCATTTTCTACCCCGTGCAG gggaaGGAGCCGTCGGTGCGCCAGCTCGCCCTCCTCCACTTCAGGAACATCATCACCCTCAACCTGAAGCTGGATGAAGCTCTGAGTCGCCCACGAGCTCGAGTTCCTCCGTCCATCGTCCagatgctgctggtgctgcag gGTGTGCACGAGTCCGCAGGCGTGACAGACGACTACCTGCGCCTGGAGCGTCTGATCCAGAGCGTGGTGTCTCCGTACCTCTCCAGCCAGGGGCTGTGCTCCGCCGACGGGGCCTGGCCGCCCGGCCGCCGGCCTG agacacacttcAGGTCGGGACCCTCTGGGGGCAGAGCCCCGCCGGCGGTGAAGAACCTGGTGGTCCGGTCCAAGAGCTACAACGTTCCCTTGCTGACCCCTGTTGTGGAGTCGGACCCAGACTCGTCCTCAGGAGGCGGAGTCAGGCGCCACTCCGTCAGCGAGATGACTTCCTGTGCCGAGGAGGCCGGCCCTGGTCCCACCGTGACGGAACCCTCCGGTCCGGACCAGCCCGCCGCCGCCACCTTCTCTGGTGTGTTCTGCTGCTCCGCTGCGGTTCCTCGCCCCCTGAAACTGACTCGCCCTCGGCTCTGTTCGGCAGGCTGCACCTCAGCTGTGGCGCCAGAACCAAGACCGGGCCACGCGCCCTCCTCGTGCACTCTTCCCGACCCCTGGTCTTCTGAGCCAGAGGCCCGGTTCCACTCCAGCGTCCGGCTGCACGACTCTGGCCCAGAGGTTCTGAGAGTCCACGCGCAGGAGAGTCCGGACTCGGAACCCGACGGCATCTTTCTGGACTTTGGCAGCGTGACTCAGAGCGAGGAGCCGCTCTGA